The Candidatus Koribacter versatilis Ellin345 genome has a segment encoding these proteins:
- a CDS encoding type II toxin-antitoxin system VapC family toxin gives MHKFVFLDTNIFEHFPPITDIDWPRLADCDSVTLVISPVTIGELNRHKDGANRPRLKQRAATAIRLLSTYERLGGTPTVRTGTDILFLPNEPLINFAEHRLSSDIPDDRLLASAIEYALDHTLPSDRVLVTSADLGLTIKGKSKINVKMLAMDESLRIPQELEPEEKRIAELESQLQAFTARSPKLTLMFEDGDLFRSTRISRAEKQLTLNELSEEIGQLKKQYPYLAPTLGPTGYAYFQGGPEICRRYNGELNEFFKAYEKFLIEEVESENWNERTRSISLVLRNDGGIPADDIDVWLDFPEDLDLLSDEDFLEPPVEPDPPQHPGERRHPATAGFFDSKVAQEPEDEPSNARLVEIQRGASSSVHFVVARLKHTMKEALPTVHVHFPRITSVRSFGFKYRIVAANYPKPFEGQLNMKVDLCD, from the coding sequence ATGCATAAGTTCGTATTTCTTGACACTAACATCTTTGAGCATTTCCCTCCGATTACCGACATCGACTGGCCTCGTCTGGCGGACTGCGATTCTGTGACTCTAGTGATTTCGCCAGTTACGATTGGCGAGCTAAATCGTCACAAGGATGGTGCAAACCGGCCTCGGCTAAAGCAGCGTGCAGCAACGGCGATCAGACTTCTCAGTACATACGAGCGCCTGGGAGGAACCCCCACGGTGAGGACCGGGACGGACATTCTGTTCTTGCCAAATGAACCTCTGATCAACTTCGCGGAGCACCGGCTTTCGAGTGACATCCCCGACGATCGTCTGCTCGCGTCTGCTATCGAGTACGCACTTGACCACACTTTACCGAGTGATCGCGTCCTCGTAACCTCAGCTGACCTTGGGCTCACGATCAAAGGTAAGTCCAAGATCAACGTGAAAATGCTAGCGATGGATGAGTCCTTGCGGATACCCCAAGAATTGGAACCGGAAGAAAAGCGCATCGCAGAGCTGGAATCTCAACTTCAAGCGTTTACCGCTCGCAGCCCTAAGCTGACGCTTATGTTCGAAGACGGTGACCTATTTCGGAGTACTCGGATCAGCCGAGCGGAGAAGCAACTAACGCTCAATGAATTGTCGGAAGAGATTGGGCAACTCAAGAAGCAATACCCTTATCTTGCGCCCACTCTCGGCCCAACGGGCTACGCGTATTTCCAGGGCGGTCCAGAGATCTGCAGGAGGTACAACGGCGAGTTAAACGAGTTTTTTAAAGCTTACGAGAAGTTCTTGATTGAGGAAGTCGAATCAGAGAATTGGAACGAGCGAACGAGATCCATTTCACTTGTGCTTCGAAACGATGGCGGCATTCCTGCAGACGATATCGATGTTTGGTTGGACTTCCCGGAGGATCTGGATTTGCTTTCTGATGAGGATTTCCTAGAGCCACCGGTCGAGCCGGATCCTCCTCAGCATCCTGGCGAAAGACGGCATCCAGCAACCGCCGGTTTCTTTGACTCCAAAGTCGCCCAAGAACCGGAAGACGAACCCTCGAATGCGCGATTAGTCGAGATTCAGAGAGGGGCGTCCTCCTCTGTACACTTCGTGGTTGCTCGACTAAAACACACCATGAAGGAGGCCCTGCCAACCGTCCACGTGCACTTTCCGAGGATAACCTCTGTGCGCTCGTTTGGGTTCAAATACCGAATTGTGGCTGCCAATTACCCGAAGCCGTTCGAAGGCCAGTTAAACATGAAGGTCGATCTATGCGATTAG
- a CDS encoding heavy metal-responsive transcriptional regulator — protein sequence MVQQLSNNQLRSGALAKATGVSPDTVRHYEKIGVLPKASRTQSGYRVYPEAAIERVLVVRRALRIGFTLPELADVLKERDSGGTPCRRVRALAEQKLAAIEAEITALRQTAAYLRSVLSDWDSRLKKAGPTQRSQLLYSLSLAPVPGGRSNRSFRNRSSL from the coding sequence ATGGTGCAGCAATTATCCAACAATCAATTGCGTTCCGGGGCGTTAGCGAAGGCAACTGGCGTGAGCCCAGATACGGTGCGTCATTACGAGAAGATCGGCGTTCTGCCCAAGGCGTCGCGGACGCAATCGGGTTACCGCGTGTATCCCGAAGCGGCGATTGAACGCGTGCTTGTGGTGCGCCGGGCTTTGCGCATCGGCTTTACCCTTCCGGAGCTTGCCGACGTGTTGAAAGAGCGCGATTCTGGTGGGACACCCTGCCGGCGAGTACGCGCCCTTGCTGAGCAAAAGCTTGCAGCGATCGAGGCTGAAATCACAGCACTAAGGCAAACGGCGGCGTATTTGCGTTCTGTCCTGTCGGACTGGGACAGCAGACTAAAAAAGGCCGGTCCCACGCAACGCTCGCAGCTGCTGTACTCGCTGAGCTTGGCGCCGGTGCCCGGCGGCCGCTCGAACAGATCCTTTCGCAACAGGAGTTCCTTATGA
- a CDS encoding ABC transporter permease — MREDLRSALRAMLANRGFTFIAVLTIGIGIGASTTIFGWIRTVLLHPLPGATNASRIVSLENTADDGHPLTTSFLDFTDYRDHLKLADVTLRKIQPLIIGEEPNPARAWGEVVSGNFFPVLGVQPEIGRFFSSEESTDAQNAHPVVVISHGYWVSHYGSSPAAIGQTLHINRTPFTVIGVAPLAFHGSWAGLDMEMWVPVTMYGQLTHTGIWMLEDRKTRNFEMLARLKPGVHLAEANQEAQALAANMAKADADADNGVGLVFMPLSKSHFGAEAVLLKPLGILMGASALMLLTVCANIASLLLARATARRKEFSIRLAMGARPARLTRQLLTEALALALAGALLGLLLTRWLTGALNWLAPGNSTPLLNAHRFDWEVLLFSAGLAAFVAVAAGMAPALSAVRADVNQVLNEARGLGTSGESHHLRKVFVVAEVALAVMALIGAGLFVKNFQRSRQMDPGFIAEGVAVASFDLSTAGYNARQADDFCTRLREKLEHTPSVTAVSYDDSLPLGSSGGNWEDLEIQGYVPRLNENMKIYRDLISPGFFDLMKIPLLAGRDFDLHDSATRLHDDPIQKVMIVNQEFVRRFLPGRDPLGHRVRGWGEWFTIVGVVQTVKYHQITESPEPYIYVPIRQVYRPEYGLTFHVRTSGSVPEAIASIRREARQIDPGLLLLDAQPLTEYIAGSLYGQRVAASLLTVLGGISILLAAVGLYGLMSYSVAERTSEIGIRMTLGAQRATVMSMVLKQGLVMALLGLAIGTVASLAAARLVSAALGAISPADPAVYLAAVAFTIMMALLSVAIPAWRAMRVDPMVALRYQ; from the coding sequence ATGAGGGAAGATCTCCGCTCGGCGCTCCGCGCGATGCTGGCTAACCGCGGCTTCACCTTTATTGCCGTTCTCACCATCGGCATCGGCATCGGCGCCAGTACCACCATCTTCGGCTGGATCCGAACTGTTCTGCTCCATCCTCTCCCCGGGGCGACCAACGCCTCTCGTATCGTCTCCCTCGAGAACACCGCCGACGATGGCCATCCGCTGACGACCTCGTTCCTCGATTTCACCGACTATCGCGACCACCTCAAGCTCGCCGACGTGACTCTGCGCAAAATCCAGCCCCTTATCATTGGCGAGGAGCCGAACCCGGCGCGGGCCTGGGGTGAAGTGGTGTCCGGCAACTTCTTCCCGGTGCTCGGCGTGCAGCCTGAAATCGGCCGGTTTTTCTCGTCCGAAGAGAGCACCGACGCCCAGAATGCGCACCCGGTGGTGGTGATCAGCCACGGCTATTGGGTCTCCCACTACGGAAGCTCTCCCGCGGCGATTGGCCAGACCCTTCACATCAACCGCACGCCGTTCACCGTCATCGGCGTCGCCCCGCTGGCATTTCACGGCTCGTGGGCCGGGTTAGACATGGAGATGTGGGTTCCGGTCACCATGTACGGCCAGCTCACCCACACCGGCATATGGATGCTGGAAGACCGCAAGACCCGGAACTTCGAGATGCTGGCACGGCTCAAGCCCGGGGTTCACCTCGCAGAAGCGAACCAGGAGGCGCAGGCCCTCGCCGCGAACATGGCGAAGGCCGATGCCGACGCAGATAACGGAGTCGGGCTGGTTTTCATGCCGCTCTCGAAATCGCACTTTGGAGCGGAAGCCGTGCTCCTGAAGCCGCTCGGTATTTTGATGGGCGCCAGTGCGTTGATGCTCCTTACGGTTTGCGCCAACATCGCCAGCTTGCTTTTGGCCCGCGCTACGGCGCGCCGCAAGGAATTCAGTATTCGTCTTGCCATGGGAGCCCGGCCCGCACGGCTCACCCGTCAGCTTCTCACCGAAGCTCTCGCCCTCGCGCTTGCGGGCGCGTTGCTAGGCTTGCTCCTTACGCGCTGGCTTACCGGCGCTCTCAACTGGCTCGCGCCCGGAAACTCCACCCCATTGCTCAACGCTCACCGGTTCGATTGGGAAGTGCTGCTCTTCAGCGCGGGATTAGCTGCCTTCGTTGCGGTGGCTGCCGGCATGGCGCCCGCACTCAGCGCTGTGCGCGCCGACGTGAACCAGGTTCTCAACGAAGCCCGCGGTCTGGGCACCAGCGGCGAGTCGCATCACTTGCGCAAGGTGTTCGTCGTGGCGGAGGTGGCGCTCGCAGTCATGGCTCTCATCGGCGCCGGTTTGTTCGTCAAGAATTTCCAGCGCTCCCGCCAAATGGACCCAGGCTTCATCGCCGAGGGCGTGGCGGTCGCCAGCTTCGATCTTTCCACAGCCGGCTACAACGCGCGTCAGGCCGACGACTTTTGCACTCGTCTGCGCGAGAAGCTTGAGCATACCCCTAGTGTGACCGCGGTCAGCTACGACGATTCTTTGCCCCTCGGCTCCTCCGGCGGCAATTGGGAGGACCTCGAAATCCAGGGTTATGTTCCGCGTCTGAACGAGAACATGAAGATCTACCGCGACCTGATCTCGCCCGGCTTCTTCGACCTCATGAAGATCCCTCTCCTCGCCGGACGCGACTTCGACCTGCACGATTCCGCAACCCGACTTCATGACGATCCCATACAGAAGGTCATGATCGTGAACCAGGAATTCGTTCGCCGCTTCCTGCCCGGCCGCGATCCCCTCGGCCACAGAGTGCGCGGCTGGGGCGAGTGGTTCACCATCGTCGGCGTGGTACAGACGGTCAAATACCACCAGATTACCGAGAGTCCCGAACCTTACATCTATGTGCCGATCCGCCAGGTTTACCGTCCGGAATACGGGCTGACTTTCCATGTGCGCACCTCCGGATCGGTTCCGGAAGCCATCGCCTCCATCCGGCGTGAAGCGCGCCAGATCGATCCCGGCTTGCTGTTGCTCGATGCCCAACCCCTCACCGAGTACATCGCCGGCTCCCTTTACGGTCAGCGAGTCGCCGCCAGCCTGCTTACCGTGCTTGGCGGGATCTCAATTCTTCTGGCTGCCGTCGGGCTCTATGGCCTCATGAGCTATTCCGTCGCAGAGCGCACCAGTGAAATCGGAATCCGCATGACTCTTGGCGCACAACGCGCCACCGTCATGTCGATGGTTCTAAAACAGGGCTTGGTGATGGCTTTGCTTGGACTCGCGATCGGGACAGTCGCGTCGCTGGCCGCGGCGCGCCTGGTCTCCGCTGCGCTCGGCGCCATCAGTCCGGCGGATCCCGCGGTTTACCTCGCCGCCGTTGCCTTCACCATCATGATGGCCCTACTTTCGGTCGCTATCCCTGCATGGCGAGCCATGCGCGTCGATCCTATGGTGGCGCTGCGCTATCAGTGA
- the dnaK gene encoding molecular chaperone DnaK translates to MAKIIGIDLGTTNSVVAVMEGGEPKVIPNEEGGRTTPSVVGFTKTGERLVGQVAKRQAITNPENTIFSIKRFMGRRYNEVNEEMKMVPYKVQQAGDHVAVLAQGKEYSPAEISAYILQKLKKAAEDYLGETVTEAVITVPAYFNDAQRQATKDAGKIAGLDVKRIINEPTAAALAYGLDKKKDETIAVYDFGGGTFDISILEVGEGVIEVKSTNGDTHLGGDNIDQRIVEWLIDEFKKKEGLDLRAKGNEMALQRLRDGAERAKIELSTTMETEINLPFITADASGPKHLVERLTRSKLEEMVRDLVDRSIEPCRQALKDAGIDASKIDEVVLVGGQTRMPRIQQVVKEFFGREPHRGVNPDEVVAIGAAIQGGVLKGEVKDLLLLDVTPLTLSIETLGGVATPMIPRNTTIPTKKTETFSTAADNQNSVEIHVLQGERPMAGQNRTLGKFHLTGLPPAPRGVPQIEVTFDIDANGILNVTAKDNATGKDQKITITSSSGLSKEEVERMAKEADAHAAEDKAKKEEIEARNQLDGMVYQIEKMLKENGDKISPSERGDVENALADSKKALETNDAKQMNAARERLTAASHKLAEAMYKQAAPGAGAPGAGPGPEAAGGAQQAQAEPKKDEGVIDAEYVDVDEKK, encoded by the coding sequence ATGGCGAAGATTATTGGAATTGACCTCGGCACTACGAACTCCGTGGTGGCCGTGATGGAAGGTGGGGAACCGAAGGTTATCCCCAATGAAGAAGGGGGCCGGACTACGCCTTCAGTTGTTGGCTTCACGAAGACCGGCGAGCGGTTGGTGGGACAGGTGGCGAAACGCCAGGCGATTACCAACCCTGAGAACACGATTTTCTCGATAAAGCGCTTCATGGGACGTCGGTACAACGAAGTCAATGAAGAGATGAAGATGGTGCCCTACAAGGTACAGCAGGCGGGCGACCACGTGGCGGTGCTGGCGCAGGGCAAGGAATACAGCCCGGCCGAGATCTCGGCGTACATCCTGCAAAAGCTGAAGAAGGCGGCGGAAGACTATCTCGGCGAGACGGTCACGGAAGCCGTGATCACGGTGCCTGCATACTTCAATGACGCGCAGCGGCAGGCGACCAAGGATGCGGGCAAGATTGCCGGTCTCGACGTAAAGCGCATCATCAACGAACCGACGGCGGCTGCGCTGGCCTACGGGCTCGACAAGAAGAAGGACGAAACCATCGCCGTGTACGACTTCGGCGGCGGCACCTTCGATATTTCGATCCTGGAAGTGGGCGAAGGCGTAATCGAAGTGAAGTCGACCAATGGCGATACGCATCTTGGCGGCGACAACATCGACCAGCGCATTGTCGAGTGGCTGATTGACGAGTTCAAGAAGAAGGAAGGCCTGGATCTGCGGGCGAAGGGCAACGAGATGGCGCTGCAGCGTCTGCGTGACGGTGCGGAGCGCGCCAAGATCGAGCTCTCGACGACGATGGAGACGGAGATCAACCTGCCGTTTATCACCGCCGATGCGAGTGGCCCAAAGCACCTGGTAGAGCGGCTGACCCGTTCGAAGCTGGAAGAGATGGTGCGCGACCTGGTCGATCGTTCGATTGAGCCGTGCCGGCAGGCGTTGAAAGACGCCGGCATTGACGCCAGCAAGATCGATGAAGTAGTGCTGGTCGGCGGTCAGACGCGTATGCCGCGGATTCAGCAGGTAGTGAAGGAATTCTTCGGGCGCGAGCCGCACCGTGGCGTGAACCCGGATGAAGTCGTGGCGATTGGCGCGGCGATCCAGGGTGGCGTGCTCAAGGGCGAGGTGAAAGACCTGCTCCTGCTCGACGTGACTCCGCTGACGCTCTCGATTGAGACGCTGGGTGGAGTGGCGACGCCGATGATTCCGCGTAACACGACGATTCCGACCAAGAAGACGGAAACGTTCTCGACCGCAGCTGACAACCAGAACTCGGTTGAGATCCACGTGCTGCAGGGCGAGCGTCCGATGGCGGGGCAGAACCGCACGCTGGGCAAGTTCCACCTGACCGGTTTGCCGCCGGCTCCGCGTGGCGTGCCACAGATCGAAGTGACGTTCGACATTGATGCGAACGGCATTCTGAACGTGACGGCGAAGGACAATGCCACCGGCAAGGACCAGAAGATCACGATTACGTCGTCTTCCGGCTTGAGCAAGGAAGAAGTGGAGCGCATGGCGAAAGAAGCGGATGCGCACGCCGCGGAAGACAAAGCCAAGAAGGAAGAGATCGAGGCCCGCAACCAACTCGACGGCATGGTGTACCAGATCGAAAAGATGCTGAAAGAGAATGGGGACAAGATCAGCCCAAGCGAACGCGGCGACGTGGAGAACGCGCTGGCCGATTCGAAGAAGGCGCTGGAGACCAACGACGCAAAGCAGATGAACGCGGCGCGCGAGCGGCTCACGGCGGCTTCGCACAAGCTGGCCGAGGCGATGTACAAGCAGGCTGCTCCAGGGGCAGGAGCTCCCGGAGCTGGTCCTGGTCCGGAAGCGGCGGGCGGCGCGCAGCAGGCGCAGGCTGAGCCGAAGAAGGACGAAGGTGTGATCGACGCTGAGTACGTGGACGTGGACGAGAAGAAATAA
- a CDS encoding Fpg/Nei family DNA glycosylase, translating into MPELPDITAYLTALEPRVLGKTLQRVRITSPFLLRTIDPPLEAVERKRVLALRRIGKRIVFGLEDDLWLVLHLMIAGRLHWKAAGVALKGRNYLAALDFDDGSLVLTEAGAKRRASLHLFRGEAALRTVDPGGIDVFTADLDAFRAALTIENRTLKRALTDPRFLSGIGNAYSDEILWAAQLSPIAQTHKLKSDEWQRLYDATRATLQTWIDRFAAEAAKKFPEKVTAFRPEMAVHGKYGEPCPRCGEKVLRIRYADNETNYCARCQTGGRVLADRSLSRLLGSDWPRTLDELEALKHR; encoded by the coding sequence GTGCCGGAACTCCCCGACATCACCGCGTACCTCACCGCGCTAGAACCGCGCGTGCTTGGCAAAACGCTCCAGCGCGTCCGCATCACCAGCCCCTTCCTCCTCCGCACCATCGATCCGCCGCTGGAAGCCGTGGAAAGGAAGCGCGTGCTCGCGTTGCGGCGCATCGGCAAACGCATCGTCTTTGGATTGGAAGACGATCTCTGGCTGGTCTTGCACCTGATGATCGCCGGCCGCCTTCACTGGAAAGCCGCGGGCGTCGCGCTGAAAGGCCGAAATTACCTTGCCGCGCTGGATTTCGACGACGGATCGCTGGTACTCACCGAGGCCGGCGCGAAACGACGCGCGTCCTTGCATCTTTTCCGCGGCGAAGCCGCGCTGCGCACCGTGGATCCCGGTGGAATTGACGTCTTCACCGCCGATCTCGACGCATTTCGCGCGGCGCTCACCATAGAAAACCGCACCTTGAAGCGCGCCCTCACCGATCCGCGCTTCCTCAGTGGCATCGGCAACGCCTATTCCGACGAAATCCTCTGGGCCGCGCAGCTCTCACCCATCGCGCAAACCCACAAGCTGAAATCCGACGAATGGCAGCGCCTCTACGACGCCACCCGCGCGACGCTGCAAACCTGGATCGACCGCTTCGCCGCCGAGGCCGCGAAGAAATTCCCGGAGAAAGTCACCGCGTTCCGTCCGGAGATGGCCGTCCACGGCAAGTACGGCGAGCCCTGCCCGCGCTGCGGCGAGAAAGTCCTACGCATCCGCTACGCCGACAACGAAACCAACTACTGCGCGCGTTGCCAGACCGGCGGCCGCGTCCTCGCCGACCGCAGCCTATCGCGCCTTCTCGGCTCCGATTGGCCGCGCACTCTCGACGAACTCGAGGCCCTCAAGCACCGCTAG
- a CDS encoding class I SAM-dependent methyltransferase, protein MIKVSECVICGAAVSAGKRAMVAPFLARRIWQRETFPVELSHCANCDFEFYNPRLELTEEMKLYHDYRESEYQKSRQETEPWYSEAFNKGLADEKRWTGRTGALGPVVKQALTGRKVASVLDFGGDRGELVDKLFPDAERFVYDISGVEPVAGVTALRSEEECKQRGFDVIVTSNLLEHVGFPLELMARINAIAAPNTLVLHDVPLESSLSAPMVARRVVQFGVLGVTRPKVAKSLMHGGWLRVMHEHVNYFSLKALNEMMRRAGWNVLSSGIYRIGAAPLGQPMLWNLSERAAV, encoded by the coding sequence TTGATCAAGGTCAGCGAGTGTGTCATCTGCGGGGCGGCGGTCTCGGCAGGTAAGCGAGCGATGGTCGCGCCGTTCTTGGCCCGGCGCATCTGGCAACGAGAGACGTTTCCGGTGGAACTCAGTCATTGCGCGAATTGCGATTTCGAGTTCTACAACCCGCGGCTCGAACTGACAGAAGAGATGAAGCTCTACCACGACTATCGCGAGAGTGAGTATCAGAAATCGCGGCAGGAAACAGAACCGTGGTATAGCGAGGCGTTCAACAAAGGCCTCGCCGATGAGAAGCGCTGGACTGGGCGAACCGGAGCGTTAGGGCCGGTGGTGAAGCAGGCGCTGACGGGGCGGAAGGTCGCGAGTGTCCTGGATTTTGGCGGGGATCGCGGAGAACTGGTGGACAAGCTGTTTCCGGATGCGGAGCGGTTTGTGTACGACATCTCCGGCGTGGAGCCGGTGGCGGGCGTGACCGCGCTGCGATCGGAAGAAGAGTGCAAGCAGCGTGGGTTCGACGTGATCGTAACCAGCAACTTGCTGGAGCATGTTGGGTTTCCGCTGGAACTGATGGCGCGGATCAACGCCATCGCTGCGCCGAACACGCTGGTGCTTCACGATGTGCCGCTGGAGAGTTCGCTGAGCGCGCCGATGGTGGCGCGTCGGGTGGTGCAGTTTGGTGTGCTGGGCGTGACGCGGCCGAAGGTGGCGAAGTCGCTGATGCATGGCGGATGGCTGCGCGTAATGCACGAGCACGTGAACTACTTCTCGCTGAAGGCGCTGAACGAGATGATGCGTCGCGCGGGATGGAATGTGCTGTCGAGCGGGATTTACAGAATTGGTGCGGCGCCGCTGGGACAGCCGATGTTATGGAACCTGTCCGAACGGGCAGCGGTATAA
- a CDS encoding M48 family metallopeptidase: MGLRRLVAFLLLSTASLFSQTAPVCTLPAIQVKSAPGNIFTEAQENQLGDVVVDQSLPYITIIHDETLARPLREIGAKLIAQLPTTMTYHFDVIELDEANAFSLPGGHIYVSRKLIALTQTEDELAAVLAHELGHEVTHQGAATFSRLFATLLGVHQVTTADDIRHRYNQMLDLQASKKVKLSKEEDDQLDADAVAIQALARAGYSASAFASMFDRVAETHGGKSSFFADLFGMTKPNTARFRKIQKTIATLPTECSTQRATGDSFAKWRTSIIEYDPTAAAEAHAPGLLWQKKLTPALRPGVKEIQYSSDGRYLLIQDSGAIHVATRDPLKEVFQIPAQRAYPAKFSLDGQRISFYMGNGEPRIEVWSVADQKRVEVHELHVKQRECPQSELSADGKVFACIQAREVSDGVYFDLVLYDVSNGAELLRFPKIRDATGWNAYVLLRQYTAVVNRHGSFELVSMHFSPDGHWLVAAFLNRMVAFDLTQRTKVEFPPQIAKLLGNSFVFLSPDRVLVSKFVGASSADVRSFPGGDLIKPDILIGAGWVRPTEDPNHVLVGPLDDYPLGIVDINTNKVALRLKGRSANVWKDEFAMERTGGDLSVNNLPDAKEKALLHLSDSQLGSVDLGVISGDLSWIAYTEGARGGVWNLATGERAYHLRDFNGAYFAGDTVHADMPKFEKSPRVIAHMKLPGSAVTTNELPGDDHFLQYGPIVLAFRSGKIGRHPKDEWYDSEVTQVRGLDVATLKELWTEPIAKRADAFHVHSTGDTFVIERDEKDVVNLEFQQLSTGKPLAKLAIKTNKHSFNVIDAVIAGDYLIVADDQSRSTIYKTSGEEVARVFGGYIMPSAKAGVLAVQSEEQGVFLYELATGKKIDTLQLGRPIVYYNFDSTGEKLFVLTSDQVAYAFDVEKLKTSATTGAN; this comes from the coding sequence ATGGGTCTTCGTCGTCTCGTCGCTTTCCTTCTGCTTTCCACAGCCTCGCTTTTCTCCCAAACCGCCCCGGTCTGCACTCTTCCGGCGATCCAGGTAAAGTCCGCGCCCGGCAACATCTTCACCGAGGCTCAGGAGAACCAGCTTGGTGACGTCGTCGTTGACCAGTCGCTCCCGTATATCACCATCATTCACGACGAAACACTCGCCAGGCCCTTGCGCGAAATTGGTGCCAAGCTCATTGCCCAGCTTCCCACGACGATGACGTATCACTTCGATGTCATCGAGCTCGATGAAGCCAATGCCTTCAGCTTGCCCGGCGGACACATCTATGTTTCGCGCAAGCTGATTGCGCTGACGCAGACGGAGGACGAACTCGCCGCCGTCCTCGCCCACGAACTCGGCCATGAGGTCACGCATCAGGGAGCCGCGACCTTCTCCCGCCTTTTTGCAACCTTGCTTGGCGTTCACCAGGTCACTACCGCCGACGACATCCGGCACCGCTATAACCAAATGCTCGACCTGCAAGCGTCCAAAAAGGTAAAGCTCAGCAAGGAAGAAGACGATCAGCTCGATGCCGACGCTGTCGCCATCCAAGCCCTCGCCCGTGCCGGTTATAGCGCCTCGGCTTTTGCGTCCATGTTTGACCGCGTCGCCGAAACCCATGGCGGGAAGAGCAGCTTCTTCGCGGATCTCTTCGGCATGACCAAGCCCAACACCGCGCGCTTCCGCAAAATCCAGAAGACGATCGCCACCCTGCCGACAGAATGTTCAACCCAGCGCGCGACCGGCGACTCCTTCGCGAAATGGCGTACCAGCATCATCGAGTACGATCCCACCGCAGCGGCCGAGGCCCATGCTCCGGGTTTGCTCTGGCAAAAGAAGCTCACGCCCGCATTGCGTCCCGGTGTGAAAGAGATCCAGTACAGTAGCGATGGCCGTTACCTCCTCATCCAGGACAGCGGCGCCATTCACGTCGCAACCCGAGATCCGCTGAAAGAAGTTTTCCAGATTCCTGCCCAGCGCGCCTATCCCGCCAAGTTCTCTCTTGATGGCCAGCGCATCAGCTTTTACATGGGCAACGGCGAGCCCCGCATCGAGGTGTGGAGCGTCGCCGACCAGAAGCGCGTAGAGGTGCATGAACTCCACGTGAAGCAGCGCGAGTGTCCGCAGTCGGAACTCTCGGCCGATGGCAAGGTTTTCGCATGTATCCAGGCGCGCGAAGTCAGCGACGGCGTTTATTTCGACCTCGTTCTCTACGACGTTTCAAACGGCGCGGAGCTGCTGCGCTTCCCGAAGATCCGCGACGCCACCGGCTGGAACGCTTACGTCCTGCTGCGTCAGTACACAGCGGTCGTCAATCGCCACGGTTCCTTCGAGCTGGTTTCCATGCATTTCTCGCCAGATGGTCACTGGCTGGTCGCGGCGTTCCTGAACCGCATGGTGGCCTTCGATCTGACCCAGAGAACGAAAGTTGAGTTCCCGCCGCAGATCGCAAAACTGCTCGGTAATAGCTTCGTCTTTCTATCCCCGGACCGTGTGTTGGTGTCGAAGTTCGTCGGCGCATCCAGTGCCGATGTCCGCAGCTTCCCCGGCGGCGACCTCATCAAGCCCGACATCCTTATTGGTGCTGGCTGGGTCCGTCCCACCGAGGACCCCAACCATGTCCTCGTTGGTCCGCTCGACGACTACCCGCTCGGCATCGTTGACATCAACACCAACAAGGTCGCGCTTCGTCTCAAAGGCCGCAGCGCCAACGTCTGGAAGGACGAGTTCGCGATGGAAAGGACGGGCGGCGACCTCTCGGTCAACAACCTCCCCGATGCCAAAGAGAAAGCGCTCCTCCATCTTTCCGACAGCCAGCTCGGCAGCGTCGATCTCGGCGTGATCTCCGGCGACCTTTCCTGGATTGCCTACACCGAAGGCGCCCGCGGCGGCGTGTGGAACCTGGCAACCGGCGAGCGTGCTTACCATCTGCGCGATTTCAACGGCGCGTATTTCGCAGGCGATACCGTCCACGCGGACATGCCGAAATTCGAGAAGAGCCCGCGCGTCATCGCCCACATGAAGCTGCCCGGCTCCGCCGTCACTACCAACGAGTTACCAGGCGACGATCACTTCCTTCAGTACGGGCCGATCGTGCTCGCATTCCGCTCCGGTAAAATCGGTCGCCACCCGAAGGACGAATGGTACGACTCGGAAGTCACGCAAGTCCGTGGCCTCGACGTCGCCACCCTCAAAGAGCTCTGGACCGAGCCCATCGCGAAACGTGCCGACGCCTTCCACGTGCACTCCACCGGCGATACCTTCGTCATTGAACGCGACGAGAAAGATGTCGTGAACCTCGAGTTCCAGCAGCTATCCACCGGAAAGCCGCTCGCGAAGCTCGCCATTAAAACCAACAAACATTCCTTCAATGTGATCGACGCCGTCATCGCCGGTGACTACCTCATCGTGGCGGACGATCAGTCTCGTTCGACCATTTACAAAACCAGTGGCGAAGAGGTGGCGCGCGTCTTCGGCGGATACATCATGCCCTCGGCGAAAGCCGGCGTCCTCGCCGTGCAATCCGAAGAGCAGGGCGTCTTCCTCTACGAACTGGCAACGGGCAAAAAGATCGACACCCTCCAGCTCGGCCGCCCCATCGTGTATTACAACTTCGACTCGACCGGAGAAAAACTCTTCGTCCTCACCTCCGACCAGGTGGCCTACGCCTTCGACGTCGAGAAGCTGAAAACCAGCGCGACCACCGGCGCGAACTGA